Below is a window of Methanobacterium sp. DNA.
GCAGTAGTAATTGCTACTGCTACTAAGGTCATCATACCCGGATTACGTGAATGAAGCTCCTGATAGATTCCCTTAAAAAAGGGATAACCACCATAAAAATAAACAATTGATGATAAGATAAAAAGGATGTATGTATCACCTGCAATCCTCAAAACTTCATGTACACCAAATATATGCTGAATATGAGGGGATAAAATAAGTATAGGAACTGTTAAAATTAAACAAATCCAGAATCGCCTCTTAAAATCAATGATCATATGGTGATGATCATGTTCATTTTCGGGTTTGTTTTTCATTGCATGTCCCATGTCATGCTCTGGATGAGAATTATCCATATTAATAAGCCCCTCCCCTTCTACTTTAATTATTTATTATTAAGCCTTAAAATTTATTTCCCCACACAAATCAAGTTACATGATCACAGTTAAATTCTCTTGGAATGTGAAATACATCAGTACTAGACAGCGCACGGATTTTTTATTAATTTTCATTTAAGCATATAAAATTGATAAAATTTGGTTATATGAATCAGGGGTGCCTATTTTTTTTATAAGAATTTAATAAACTGTATTTATCCATTTCATATACTTTGCAAGTGCTCTTGGGAATATGACATATAAGTTAAAAAAAATAGTGATTAATGACAAAGTTGGGTGGTGTATCATGAAAATTGAAATAAAAAAAATCCAAAAACATCAAGTGGCATTTATTTTGGAAAAGGGAAGTTATGAAAAAATTCCAAAAACCTTAGATGAAATTGTAGGATGGCTTATGACCAAAAATGTGGAGATCCAAATGCCCATATACGGTTTATACTACAATAATCCCATAGACGTATCTGAAAACCAGCTTCAATGGGAAATGGGAGCAGCTTTCGTAGGGGATTTGGAAGAGGAGGGAAGGATTAAAATCAAAACCGTTCCAGATCACCTTGTTGTATCTACTATATTCAAAGGCCCATTTAATGAGGCCAGTTCAGTTTATGGAGCTTTATTGGAATTTGCCGCCAGTAATGGTTATAAAATTGCAGGGCCAGTTCTTGAAAGTTATCTAAACAATCCAGATGAAGTACCTGAAAGTGAACTGTTAACTGAGGTGCAATTTCCAGTAGTAATAAAATAATAAAATTTTATATTGGATGTTTTCAATACTCCATTTGTTTTTGAGAGGCATGGGATGCAATTGGTTTAGTATAACCCCAAAAAAATCACCTCAATATCAAATTTAACAAATTTCCATGTTTTCATTATATTTTTCGTATTTGAGTATTAAACTAGCCCCCTAACCTTTAAATTTAAATTTATATAGTTTAAATTATCATCAATAAATAGGGCCTTGTTTTGTGGATTTATTAAGAAAGTATTAATGGAGAATAAGGATGAACTCGAATAATTCAAAAAAAGATATAGATCAGCGCATCGCCATGATCACTGGAGACCCAAAAAGGGCCATAAGGGTACTTTCAGTGCCAATGATGATTTCAATGTTCCTTATCATGGCTTACAACCTTGCTGATAGTATATGGGTTGCTGGTCTTGGCCCTAATGCTCTGGCTGCACTGGGATTTACAAATCCCCTATTTTTCATAGTTATAGGATTAGGTAACGGCTTGGCAGTCGGTGCAACATCTTTAATTGCAAGATGCATAGGCGCTAAGAAGAAAAAAAGCGCTGATAACGCAGCAATACACTCCATAATTCTTACAATAGTGTTTTCAGTATTTTTAACAATAATCACTTTAATTTTTCTCAGCGAAATACTTTTATTGATGGGTGCCGGAGAAACAGTCGGATTAGCTACTCAGTATGGTCAAATTGTTTTCGGGGGACTCGTATTATTCATGTTCTCCAGTATGGCCTCTGGAATCCTTAGGGCGGAAGGGGATGCAACCCGGCCCATGTATGCCATGGCAGTTACCGCTATTTTGAACATAATACTTGATCCCATATTCATATATTACATTGGATGGGGAGTTAGAGGTGCTGCTTGGGCTACAATAATCTCTGCCAGCATTTCGTGTATCGTAATGGTGTATTGGTTATTTTTAAAAGGGGATACTTATATTTCATTCTCCACAAAAGATTTCAGAGCCAGTTGGAAGGTAGTTAAAGATATTTTAATTGTTGGCTTGCCTGCCAGTGCAGAATCTTTTGTCATGTCAGTTTTAGGAGTGGTTCTAAACCTAATGCTCGTTATTTCTGGGGGGGCAGTAGCTGTGGCTGTTTACACTGCCGGATGGAGAGTGGTTAACATGGCAATGATAATACCTATAGGACTAGGCACTGCAGCTGTAACGGTTTCTGGGGCCGCTTACGGGGCTAGAAATTATAAAAATCTCTCTAATGCACTTAGTTACTCTACTAAATTAGGAGTGGGTATTGCTTTAGTCACTGCCACAATTTCCTACGTATTTGCAGAAAACATAGCTTGTATATTTACTTATTCAGCTCAAAGTGCCTTTATGGCACCTTCAATTGCTTCATTCCTCCAGGTGATGTTCTTATTCTACCTTCCTGTTCCATTAGGAATTAATGCCAGTTCAGTATTTCTAGGAGTAGGTAAAGGAGTAACATCCCTAATACTAACTGTTTTAAGAGAAGTTATCCTCATATCATTCTTTGCTTACCTCTTTGCATTCACGCTAGGCTTTGGATCACAAGGAGTGTGGTGGGGAATAGTAATTGGGGGAGGAATTGGATGTATAATAGCTTATGTATATGCTAAGATATTTGTAAAACGTTTGAAACGAAGTTAATCAAGATTAGTGAAAATGTATGTTTATCACCAGATCACTGCAATCGGGATCTAGTTTTGGTACACTTACTGTATAGTTTGAAGATTTTTTTCTTGGAAAATGGTTATGTACTAAATGTTTTACAATGATCACGGTAAAAGGTGAAAGATTGGAGTATAATATTATACAAAAATTTATTTTTTACATAAATTTATTTGAGCCCCATTTTTTAGATTTCTATAAAAAAGCAAAAACACACCGCCACCTAACCTAATTTTAAATTTTTCAAGCTAGAACAAAATTTTTCTACCTAAAATGAATCAAGAAAAATAAAAAAAGGAATAAAGGGTTCAAGTCTTAGATTATCAGATTTTAGTTACAGTTTTTTATGGCAGAGCCACCAGTCATAACAAGCAAATTCACCAGTTTTAGCTTTTTCAAGCCTTTCTTTTGATGTTTTAACGTCTGTGGCCGGAGGTATAATTACTTCATCACCAATTAGTTTATTATCGGGCCAGTTGGCAGGCATGGCCACACTGTTTTTGTCTGCTATCTGCATGGCTTTCACAGCCCTTAGAATTTCATCCATGTTTCTACCTAACTCTTGAGGATAATAAAGGATTATCCGAATTTTACCCTTTTCATCAACGATGAAAACAGCTCTCACAGTGTTAGTCCCTTTTCCAGGATGAATTAGGCCCATGGCACTGGCGACTGCCCCTGTATCTGCGATTACTGGAAATTCGATCTGAACATCTAAGTTTTCTTTTATCCATTCTTCCCATTTAATATGAGCAAAGACTTGGTCCACACTAAGGCCAATTAGTTCACAGTTTAAAGCTCTAAACTTGTCGTACAAAGTCTGGAACGCATGGAATTCGGTGGTACAGACTGGAGTGAAATCAGCAGGATGGCTGAAAAGAACAAACCATTTTCCAGAGAAATGTTTTGGAAGTTCTATAACTCCGTGGGTTGTTTGCACAGTCATTTTTGGGAAGTCATCCCCTAAAAGAGGCATTCCTTTATTGTTTTCATTTTCCATAATATCACACCATTTATTATTTTTGTTTAACATGATATTAGTTCTTTTCGAAAATAGAACTGTTCGAATAAGATAATACTTTTTTAAATCATCCCATAGGTTTTTTAAGAAGAAAAAAACTCTAATGAAGAAAAGATAGTATTGCGAGTTTCTCTCCATAAAATTTAGGATCATATGTAAACAACTAAAAAAAAACATTAAAATAAAAAGTACCTAAGTTAAGTTAATATCCTAATTCTAAGTACTCTTTATCTACTACCATGAAACAAAAAGCCAAAAATATGTACGCATTCGCACCAGAACCAATGCCAGACTTGTGGACAAGGAGCTATTTTTCACATTGAGAATAATTGATCGTGAAAACTTAAGGTGAAAAATTGTTTCTTAATAGTGTTTAATATCTAAAATTACGGATAAAAAGTTAAAAATTGATTAATTCGTCATGATTTTAATATTACTATTTAATGAAAGACAATATCGTTAATTTGATGTAAAAAAGGAAAATATAATGGTGTTTATTATCAAACATGTTGCCATCAAAGAAGATGTGAATAAATTTGTGAGAGGATAAGTAGATATTATAGTCATTAAACTCAGAAAAAAGCTTAAAAGTTCGTGAAAAACATGATTTAAAAACATTAGGGATATTATGGGAGCAGATAAAAAACTTGAAGGCTTAAAAAAAGCCCTTGAAAAGAGAAAATGTACCGTTGAAAAACATTCAAGTGTAATGGAAATCACATTTGAAAAAGCAGAGGATGCAGACTGGTTTCAAGATATCTTTGATGATTATGAGAAAGAGTCTGCAGTTAGCTGTCTAATGTCCATGAGACCAAAAGGTCAAAATGTTCGGCACAAATTTGTATTTAACATCACCGACATGGATAAATTCGTGGAACTTTTAAAAGCAAGTTAACCGTGTTAACTGGTAAATCACTAAAATTGGGGCAGATCTTAATAAAATCACTTGACATTTTGACTCTTAAAACTTTATAGAAGACACTGACGATTTTAACAAGCAAATTATCAAAGTTTCACCTTTCAACAAAATAATTTAATATTTAATATTCATTTTAATAAGATTGAAAAGAACTTCGAAACTAAATTCTCTTTGATATGTGGGTTGTTTGAGGAATTAGCTTAAGATTGTGAATTTTCTAACTAGTTTAATGTATTTATTAATGCGGCTATTATTTCAAGTTCAATTAATACATCATCATAATTCGTTTCAAATGGTACTAGGGCCCCCAAAAATTCATCATCCCCATTGGAAATGAATATTATTTTACCAAAATCTCCTCCAACCATAACTTGTTTAAGTTTTCCTTTATTTAATTCATCACATGCACGTTCACCGGAACCTACTAGAATAGTGCCAAATAAAGAAATTTTTTGGGCATCGATTTGATCCGGTAAAACCGAATTAATAATTTGACCATTTTTTTGTATGATTAATATCCCATTTATATTACTTTGAGTTCCCTCAACCAATTGTTTAAGATAAATGTTTATTTCTTTTTTATCCATGGAATTCCTTCTAAAACTCATGTTATTTGTACCAAAATATCAAAATAATCTAAAACATCATGAAAATTTCCAAAAGCGTTTTTTATTTCGATTTGAGCTATATGAAATATTTCTTTCTGTAGAAAACTCACATCATACGTTGAAGAATTTGGAAAGTTATCAAAAAATGCTTTACCAGTGTACTCTGTCACAATGTTTGCATTTCCAATAATGTCATCTTGCCTGGTGATGGAAATCCGCACTGATTTTTCTTTGATTCTGGGCAGACTTAGAAGACGTTTTTTAATGTTATTTATGATATTTAATTCTAACATCTCAATCTTATCATTATCTAAGGTTTTAAGTAATATTTTTAGTTCATTAATACTTCTTTTGCCATTGAAAGGTTTAATTGAGTCTTTCTTAATATCATGTTTTGATTTTTTCTCCCCTTTTATGGCATTGATAAGTGTTGTTATGTTTTTTGTCTGTTGGGGGGGTGATCGATTATCATCTATATTTGAAAATAGATTTGTAAAACTGGGGGGTATTTTAATTTCATCAAATGAATTCAAATACCCTTGATTATCTTGGTAAATGTGTTCATCGAAATTTTCTTGGATTCCAGCTAGTTCATTTGGATATTCATCTAAAACATCATATTGGACTGTATC
It encodes the following:
- a CDS encoding peroxiredoxin — translated: MENENNKGMPLLGDDFPKMTVQTTHGVIELPKHFSGKWFVLFSHPADFTPVCTTEFHAFQTLYDKFRALNCELIGLSVDQVFAHIKWEEWIKENLDVQIEFPVIADTGAVASAMGLIHPGKGTNTVRAVFIVDEKGKIRIILYYPQELGRNMDEILRAVKAMQIADKNSVAMPANWPDNKLIGDEVIIPPATDVKTSKERLEKAKTGEFACYDWWLCHKKL
- a CDS encoding MATE family efflux transporter: MNSNNSKKDIDQRIAMITGDPKRAIRVLSVPMMISMFLIMAYNLADSIWVAGLGPNALAALGFTNPLFFIVIGLGNGLAVGATSLIARCIGAKKKKSADNAAIHSIILTIVFSVFLTIITLIFLSEILLLMGAGETVGLATQYGQIVFGGLVLFMFSSMASGILRAEGDATRPMYAMAVTAILNIILDPIFIYYIGWGVRGAAWATIISASISCIVMVYWLFLKGDTYISFSTKDFRASWKVVKDILIVGLPASAESFVMSVLGVVLNLMLVISGGAVAVAVYTAGWRVVNMAMIIPIGLGTAAVTVSGAAYGARNYKNLSNALSYSTKLGVGIALVTATISYVFAENIACIFTYSAQSAFMAPSIASFLQVMFLFYLPVPLGINASSVFLGVGKGVTSLILTVLREVILISFFAYLFAFTLGFGSQGVWWGIVIGGGIGCIIAYVYAKIFVKRLKRS
- a CDS encoding GyrI-like domain-containing protein — its product is MKIEIKKIQKHQVAFILEKGSYEKIPKTLDEIVGWLMTKNVEIQMPIYGLYYNNPIDVSENQLQWEMGAAFVGDLEEEGRIKIKTVPDHLVVSTIFKGPFNEASSVYGALLEFAASNGYKIAGPVLESYLNNPDEVPESELLTEVQFPVVIK
- a CDS encoding heavy metal translocating P-type ATPase, translated to MDNSHPEHDMGHAMKNKPENEHDHHHMIIDFKRRFWICLILTVPILILSPHIQHIFGVHEVLRIAGDTYILFILSSIVYFYGGYPFFKGIYQELHSRNPGMMTLVAVAITTA